TAAAGAGGTTCGTGTTTTTAATACAATCTGCAATGCTACTTTTGAAAACCAGGATGCTGCTAAAGAGTTAGCAAAAAGAGCAGATGTAATGATAGTTGTTGGTGGAAAACAGTCATCAAATACAAAACAATTGCACTCAATATGTAAAAGTTTTTGTCCTGATTCATATCATATTGAATCTAAAGATGAGTTGCAAAAAGAGTGGTTTGATGGTAAAAAGTTGTGTGGTGTTACAGCCGGTGCATCAACTCCAGAGTGGATAATTGAAGAGATTATTGGAAAAATAAGAGAATTTAAAGTATAATAACGCACTTTAAAATCGGAAAAGGAATCAGGTATGGATAAGGCCTCAATGGAAGAGTTTGATAACATGGAGGAAGATTTTGCGTCAATGCTAGACGCATATGAGAAAAAGGAGCAGGGCGGAACTATTTCAGATGGTGTCATTGTAGAGGTTCGTGAGAGCGATAATCAGGCATTAGTAGATGTCGGTCGTAAGCAAGAAGCTGCTGTTAATCTTGATGAGTTAAAAGATGAAAACGGTAACCTTAAATTCAATGTAGGTGATGCTATTCCTGTTGTTATTACAGGGTATAGAAATGAGCGTCCTCAAGCATCATATTTAAAAGCTGTACGAAAAGCAAATATTCGCAAATTTATTGAAGAGCATGAGAATGATGCTGAAAACATGGTTGTTGAAGGAAAAGTTGTACGTAAAAATCGTGGCGGCTATTTTGTAATTGGCAAAGATAACATTGAGTTTTTTATGCCAATGAGTCAAGCTGCATTTGCTGCAGGTAAAAACCCTGTAGGTAAAGAGATTAAAGCTGTAGTTTTAAAGCTTGATAAAGATCGTGATTCAATTGTTATTTCACGAAGAAAATATCTTGATCAAATTCGTAAAGAGCGTAAAGAGATTGTTGATAGATTGATGCAAGATGATAAAATTGTTGAAGGTACCATCAAAAAAATCACAAGCTATGGAATGTTTGTTGATGTTGGGGGAATTGAAGGGCTTGTTCACTATAGCGAAATTAGTTATAAAGGACCAGTTAACCCGGCAACTCTCTATGAAGAAGGTGATAAAGTAGAAGTTAAAGCGATTGGGTATGATCCAAAGAAACGACATCTTTCACTATCCATTAAGCAAACCATGCCTGATCCTTGGGAAGAGATTATAGATCAACTTGAAGAGGGTGATGCAATTAAAGTAATTGTTAGCAATATTGAACCATATGGTGCATTTGTTGATCTTGGAAATGATATTGAAGGCTTCTTACATGTTTCTGAAGTATCTTGGGATAAAGATATCAAAAATCCAAAAGATTACTTAAGCGTAGGTGACGAAATTGATGTTGAAGTCATAGAGATAAATCCTGAAGC
The genomic region above belongs to Hydrogenimonas thermophila and contains:
- a CDS encoding 30S ribosomal protein S1 codes for the protein MDKASMEEFDNMEEDFASMLDAYEKKEQGGTISDGVIVEVRESDNQALVDVGRKQEAAVNLDELKDENGNLKFNVGDAIPVVITGYRNERPQASYLKAVRKANIRKFIEEHENDAENMVVEGKVVRKNRGGYFVIGKDNIEFFMPMSQAAFAAGKNPVGKEIKAVVLKLDKDRDSIVISRRKYLDQIRKERKEIVDRLMQDDKIVEGTIKKITSYGMFVDVGGIEGLVHYSEISYKGPVNPATLYEEGDKVEVKAIGYDPKKRHLSLSIKQTMPDPWEEIIDQLEEGDAIKVIVSNIEPYGAFVDLGNDIEGFLHVSEVSWDKDIKNPKDYLSVGDEIDVEVIEINPEARRLRVSYKNLQPKPFEDFLQSQKEGDVVKGVITTITDFGAFVKIGKVEGLLHNQDASWDKGVKVKDIMKKGDEVEVKIIKIDPEQERISLSKKALEESPIDRFAKEHKVGDIVKGKIRDIKDFGVFVELQDGVDALIRKEDVSPLKIDELNKGDEIEGVIVMLDPSSNKIRLSVRRLERQKEREALNEFNNSDDRLTIGDIIKDQL